From Pelotomaculum schinkii, one genomic window encodes:
- a CDS encoding DUF6674 family protein, whose amino-acid sequence MAKGKTVTAPIMENEHVKELLAILRENNAPSTQDFLAVLNQVGAMERQLDAAVKELAAMHRELNEAREQAHPVKTALQIAVKTLDKNVSVLRERLDAVKQTVIEGCKTAVGAFREKGISALDNIVRFFKMRPMLEAMRDDLGKSIRFSEATISNIELVSTEYHEAGLHIKNMVRAMAGKEAIQDAKSVGKLAKALEAPFKVERSCLVSMKKTVEAVIGNLARLEERAKPSIQKAIQTHNEQIAQAKKDAPAIERPRPANAER is encoded by the coding sequence AACGGTTACTGCCCCTATTATGGAAAACGAGCATGTGAAAGAGCTTTTGGCAATTCTGCGGGAAAACAACGCTCCCTCTACGCAGGATTTTCTTGCGGTTCTGAATCAGGTAGGGGCAATGGAACGCCAGCTTGACGCGGCGGTAAAGGAGCTTGCCGCCATGCACCGGGAACTGAACGAGGCGCGGGAACAGGCCCATCCCGTTAAAACCGCCCTGCAAATCGCGGTCAAGACGCTGGATAAAAACGTGTCTGTACTGCGGGAACGGCTGGATGCTGTAAAGCAGACTGTAATTGAGGGCTGCAAAACCGCCGTGGGCGCTTTCCGGGAAAAAGGGATTTCCGCACTGGATAACATCGTCCGTTTTTTCAAAATGCGGCCCATGCTGGAAGCCATGCGTGACGATCTGGGCAAAAGCATCCGGTTTAGCGAAGCGACAATTTCAAATATTGAACTTGTGAGTACCGAGTATCATGAGGCCGGGCTGCACATTAAAAATATGGTTCGTGCTATGGCGGGAAAGGAAGCCATACAGGACGCTAAATCGGTGGGAAAACTGGCTAAGGCGCTGGAAGCTCCCTTCAAAGTGGAACGCTCCTGCCTTGTTTCCATGAAAAAGACTGTGGAGGCTGTTATCGGCAATCTGGCCCGGCTGGAAGAACGGGCAAAGCCGTCTATCCAAAAGGCCATCCAGACCCACAATGAACAGATTGCACAGGCGAAAAAAGATGCTCCGGCCATTGAGCGTCCCCGCCCTGCCAATGCGGAAAGGTAA
- a CDS encoding PcfB family protein, whose amino-acid sequence MQEDIERRAVAVSVNAAKLSAKTLAKALAAALRKIQRDYHKAQTPQGRQSVKKLMNHRVSTSALPLDGETKLFDRVARKYNVDYAFHKTGPKKYLLFFKAGQADAITAAFSEYTKLVMGRGKSKRPSILQQLRQFGDKIHSRPREQQRKREVAHEDR is encoded by the coding sequence ATGCAGGAAGATATTGAACGCCGGGCGGTTGCCGTTTCGGTAAACGCGGCGAAGCTCTCCGCTAAAACGCTGGCAAAAGCATTGGCGGCGGCGTTGCGGAAGATCCAAAGGGATTATCACAAGGCGCAGACCCCCCAGGGCAGACAGAGCGTCAAAAAGCTGATGAACCACCGTGTTTCCACAAGCGCCCTTCCGCTGGACGGCGAAACCAAACTGTTTGACCGCGTGGCCCGGAAATACAATGTTGACTATGCCTTTCACAAAACCGGGCCGAAAAAATACCTGCTGTTCTTCAAGGCCGGGCAAGCCGACGCAATCACGGCGGCGTTTTCCGAATATACCAAGCTCGTTATGGGCCGGGGTAAAAGCAAACGCCCCTCTATCCTGCAACAGTTAAGGCAGTTTGGGGACAAAATACACTCACGCCCCCGCGAACAGCAACGGAAACGGGAGGTGGCCCATGAGGACAGATAA
- a CDS encoding VirD4-like conjugal transfer protein, CD1115 family, whose translation MRTDKIRMYVLPNIPYLFIFWCCLKLGTAYRLAAGAGFGEKLIGMMNTTGPAFGTIAPGLVVSDWLIGLAGAVIIRLVVWNKVKNAKKFRKDVEYGSARWGTAKDIKPFVDPVFKNNVILTGTEFLTMNTRPANPANARNLNCCVIGSSGSGKTRFWLTPQLLQAHSSYVVVDPKGGILGQVGFFLKRKGYKIKVFNSIDFSKSMHYNPLSYIKTESDILKFVNALITNTKGDGKEGDEFWTKAETLLYCALVAYIVFEGPEEERTMNTLVDMINSMEVKEDDDNFKNAVDYMFMGLEKRNPNHFAVRQYKKYKLASGKTAKSILISCGARLAPFDIPQLREVMSYDELELDRMGDRKTATFFIISDTDTTYNFIVALAFSQMFNLLCERADNKYSGRLPHHVRVLWDEAANTGQVPQLEKLVAVIRSREISLCLFLQAQSQLKALYKDHAETIMGNMDSVIFLGGREHTTVKELSEALGKETISMYTESITRGMQQSHGQNLQRLGKELMTVDELTTMDGSKCILQLRGLRPFLSPKYDLKKHPCYKYTSEADKRNSFDISTLINRRMEVMPDEQYTVYEVDAPGKDTAIDADEDILNYDDVDDPNAFA comes from the coding sequence ATGAGGACAGATAAAATCAGGATGTATGTGCTTCCGAACATTCCCTACCTGTTTATTTTTTGGTGCTGTTTGAAGCTCGGTACAGCCTACCGCCTCGCGGCAGGGGCCGGTTTCGGGGAAAAGCTGATCGGCATGATGAACACCACAGGCCCAGCGTTTGGAACAATAGCGCCGGGTCTTGTCGTATCCGATTGGCTGATTGGCCTTGCCGGGGCCGTGATCATCCGGCTGGTGGTGTGGAACAAGGTAAAAAACGCAAAGAAATTCAGAAAGGATGTGGAATACGGTTCGGCCCGGTGGGGAACGGCAAAGGACATCAAGCCGTTTGTAGACCCCGTTTTCAAAAACAACGTCATTCTTACCGGGACGGAGTTCCTTACGATGAATACCCGCCCGGCAAATCCCGCCAACGCCCGAAACCTTAACTGTTGTGTCATTGGTTCCTCCGGCTCCGGCAAAACCCGCTTTTGGCTGACCCCACAGCTTTTGCAGGCTCATTCTTCTTATGTGGTGGTTGACCCGAAAGGCGGTATTTTAGGGCAGGTCGGTTTCTTCCTAAAGAGGAAAGGCTACAAAATCAAGGTATTCAACAGCATCGACTTTTCCAAGTCCATGCACTATAACCCGCTTTCCTACATCAAGACGGAAAGCGACATTCTGAAATTCGTCAACGCCCTGATTACCAACACCAAGGGGGACGGCAAAGAGGGTGACGAGTTCTGGACAAAAGCCGAAACCCTTTTGTACTGCGCTCTTGTGGCGTACATCGTCTTTGAGGGGCCGGAGGAAGAACGCACCATGAATACCCTTGTGGATATGATTAACAGCATGGAAGTGAAAGAAGATGATGACAACTTCAAAAATGCTGTGGATTACATGTTCATGGGGCTGGAAAAACGCAATCCAAATCACTTCGCTGTCAGGCAGTATAAGAAATATAAGCTCGCCAGCGGTAAGACAGCAAAATCAATCCTGATTTCCTGCGGAGCCAGATTAGCCCCTTTTGACATTCCGCAGCTTCGGGAGGTTATGAGCTACGACGAGTTGGAGCTTGACCGCATGGGCGACCGGAAAACGGCGACTTTCTTTATAATCTCCGACACCGACACGACCTACAACTTTATCGTAGCCCTTGCCTTTTCGCAGATGTTCAACCTGTTATGCGAACGGGCCGACAACAAATATTCAGGCCGCTTGCCCCATCATGTACGGGTACTGTGGGACGAGGCTGCGAACACGGGACAGGTGCCACAGCTCGAAAAACTGGTGGCGGTCATCCGCTCCCGTGAAATATCCCTGTGCCTGTTTTTACAGGCGCAGAGCCAGTTGAAGGCTCTGTACAAAGACCACGCCGAAACCATCATGGGGAATATGGATTCAGTTATCTTCTTGGGAGGCCGGGAGCATACCACCGTTAAGGAGCTTTCGGAGGCTTTGGGGAAAGAAACGATCTCCATGTATACCGAGAGCATCACGCGGGGAATGCAGCAAAGCCACGGTCAAAATCTGCAACGGCTTGGAAAAGAGCTTATGACGGTGGACGAACTGACCACAATGGACGGAAGCAAGTGCATTCTACAGCTTCGCGGCCTCCGTCCCTTCCTTTCCCCGAAGTATGACCTGAAAAAGCACCCTTGCTATAAATATACTTCCGAAGCCGACAAACGCAACAGCTTCGATATTTCTACCCTGATAAACCGGCGCATGGAGGTAATGCCGGACGAGCAATACACCGTATATGAGGTAGACGCGCCCGGAAAGGACACCGCCATTGACGCAGACGAGGACATTCTCAACTATGACGATGTGGACGATCCGAATGCGTTTGCATAA